CCATTGGGCGTTCTCCAAAGGTTTAGTCACTTTACAGAGTACGCCCTCTTCTTTGGAATTTCAAAATCTCCGAAACTACAGTGTATTTTCCAATGTTTGAAGTAATGTCAACAATAGCAAAAGATATAAAAAGGCATTGAAGGATGAAAATACGATTCGATTTAAAAGAAAGCATGTGATGAAGCGAATTGCAATTGTTGGGAATGGTGGAGGCGGAAAAACCACCTTAAGTCGTGGCTTAGGTGCCGCCTTAGGGCTGCCTGTTTACCATGTCGATTCACTTCAATTTCAGCCAGGTTGGAAGGTGACTCCCCAAGTTGAAACTTCGCAAAAATTGGATCAGATTGCGCAAACGAATGCCTGGATTATTGACGGTTTTGGTACAAAAGAAGTGATCGAGCGTCGATTTAATGGGGCGGACACGATTGTGTTTGTGGATTTTCCGCTCTGGAGACACTATGGGTGGGCTTTTAAGCGTCAAATGGGATCGTTTAAAAAAGTTCGCGAGGAGTTGCCCGAAAACTGTCCTGAATTTTCACTGCAATATACCTGGAAGCTGTTTCGTGCGATTTGGAGAGTTCACAAAGAATACAGGCCCTGGTTCAGAGAAAAAATTCAAGCTTTGCCTCCAAGCACCCAATGTTTTCATATCAAATCCAAGCAGGACTGGCAGAAATTTTATGCCCACTATTGTGAATAGTAAGTCGCATTTTGTGTAATAATTATGCAAAGGACATTCAATTGATACCGTATTATTCTTTGACTGAAGTGTTAAATTTTATTATGGATGTAAAATTTGAATATGAAAAGATATATGCAGTTCATTCATTTGAGCGACTTGGCTTATTTGAGTGCTTAAAAAGTACATTTGAAATAAATACCGTTGCATATATTGGTTCTTCAATCCATATTACTCCTTCTTTTGTATTTCAAAATGTAACTTACATAGATAAGAGTGATTTAACAAAATGCTTTTTTAAGGAAAAGAATGAATTAGTTTCATACATAAATACTCGAAAACAATATAAATTGAAACCCTACATTCATTTCATAGACGATGACTATAATCAAGGTGAATTGTTTTCAAGATCAGAATATGACTTAGTATTGGCTATAAATTCACCTAATTCATTAAATGCTGCACTCAAAATCGTAAAATCTAAAGGTTTACTGCTTTATTTGCCATTACCTCAAGAGGCAAGTTTGTTAACCTCGCAAGCTAAAATTAAATCTATTGGTTTTATTCATAAAAAAGGAAAGAAGTATATTTTTGAAAAAGATGAAATAAATCAAAGATTAAAAAAGAACTACAATAAGAATCTAGTCTTTGTTGAAAATAATGAATATCATGTATATGAAAAAGTGATATGAGGTAAATCCAATATTTAGTTGAAAATTTGGACAAAGTTAAGATAATTTCTGGGCCTTTAACTCCGAGAAAACGGATTTCATACAGCATTCTTTCGTTCAGAATCTGCAGGAAGTCTTTCCCTTGCACTATTTTGTTGCTAGTTTATTTTAAGACTTTGTCCTATTTGGGGGGGAAGAATGCTCTTGGTATACTGGCAAAACGGTTCACGCATTGAGTAGATCTTGGCTTTCTTCGACACACTGAATCATCTGATGGTATTTAGCTTCTAGCAGGCGATATAGTTCATTGTGGGAATCAAGATCATCAAGTTGATCGGCTATCAGATCACAGCGATCCAAAAGATGCTCTAGATCCAGATCCTCAAGATGGGCTTTATTTGTAGAAATTTCGTTG
This DNA window, taken from bacterium (Candidatus Blackallbacteria) CG13_big_fil_rev_8_21_14_2_50_49_14, encodes the following:
- a CDS encoding flagellar protein FlaR; the protein is MKRIAIVGNGGGGKTTLSRGLGAALGLPVYHVDSLQFQPGWKVTPQVETSQKLDQIAQTNAWIIDGFGTKEVIERRFNGADTIVFVDFPLWRHYGWAFKRQMGSFKKVREELPENCPEFSLQYTWKLFRAIWRVHKEYRPWFREKIQALPPSTQCFHIKSKQDWQKFYAHYCE